One genomic region from Pseudoduganella dura encodes:
- a CDS encoding protein YgfX, giving the protein MSIAVSAVIRPSPSLRVAQAALCAAVLACGAWSGPGVAGALLLAAGMAGVFCQRRLVKLARIDISAVGQIRLTVYQQRETRHAGRGQRVRLMPGSTLWPGLLLLRLESEAGRCHWLVVLPDSAAPEVRRRLALAARAGGGNEPKINPENP; this is encoded by the coding sequence ATGTCGATCGCCGTGTCCGCCGTCATTCGTCCGTCGCCGTCGTTGCGCGTGGCGCAGGCGGCGTTGTGCGCGGCCGTGCTGGCATGCGGGGCGTGGTCCGGGCCGGGCGTGGCCGGTGCGCTGCTGCTCGCGGCAGGCATGGCGGGCGTGTTCTGCCAGCGCCGCCTTGTCAAGCTCGCGCGCATTGATATTTCGGCTGTCGGGCAAATTCGCCTGACGGTATACCAGCAGAGAGAGACACGGCACGCGGGCAGGGGGCAACGCGTGCGGTTGATGCCGGGCTCCACGTTATGGCCGGGCTTGTTGCTGTTGCGCCTGGAGAGCGAAGCGGGCCGGTGCCACTGGCTGGTCGTGCTTCCCGACAGCGCGGCGCCCGAGGTGCGGCGCCGGCTGGCGCTGGCGGCGCGTGCCGGCGGCGGCAATGAACCGAAAATAAATCCCGAAAACCCCTGA
- the fabD gene encoding ACP S-malonyltransferase yields MTQFAFVFPGQGSQAVAMMAGFNGNPVVEQTIAEASDALQFDLGKLIAEGPKEELDLTTNTQPVMLTAAVAVYRAWIAAGGAVPKVVAGHSLGEYSALVAAGVIPFKDAVPLVRFRAQAMQEAVPVGQGTMAVVLGLSDDDVRAACAEAVAADPTQVVEAVNYNAPAQVVIAGHTAGVEKACEIAKAKGAKRAMRLPVSAPFHSSLLKPASDRLREYMDGIHFNAPQIDLINNVDVAVLHDPGSIKDALVRQAASPVRWVETMQKVAAGGITQVIECGPGKVLMGLTKRIDPALAGDAITDQASLERLLAALK; encoded by the coding sequence ATGACCCAATTCGCATTTGTATTCCCCGGCCAGGGTTCCCAGGCCGTGGCCATGATGGCCGGCTTCAACGGCAATCCGGTCGTCGAGCAGACGATCGCCGAAGCGTCGGACGCGCTGCAGTTCGACCTCGGCAAGCTGATCGCCGAAGGCCCGAAGGAAGAACTCGATCTCACCACCAATACCCAGCCGGTCATGCTGACCGCCGCCGTCGCCGTGTACCGCGCATGGATCGCGGCCGGCGGCGCCGTACCAAAGGTCGTGGCCGGCCACAGCCTGGGCGAATACTCGGCGCTGGTGGCTGCCGGCGTGATTCCGTTCAAGGATGCCGTGCCGCTGGTGCGCTTCCGCGCGCAGGCCATGCAGGAAGCGGTACCGGTGGGGCAGGGCACGATGGCTGTCGTGCTCGGCCTGTCCGACGACGACGTGCGCGCCGCCTGCGCCGAAGCCGTGGCCGCCGATCCCACCCAGGTCGTGGAAGCCGTCAACTACAACGCGCCGGCACAGGTCGTGATCGCCGGCCACACCGCCGGTGTCGAGAAGGCTTGCGAGATCGCCAAGGCCAAGGGTGCGAAACGGGCGATGCGGCTGCCGGTGTCGGCACCATTCCACTCGTCGCTGCTCAAACCGGCGTCGGACCGCTTGCGCGAATACATGGATGGCATTCATTTCAATGCGCCGCAGATCGATTTGATCAATAACGTTGATGTTGCCGTGCTGCATGATCCTGGAAGCATCAAGGACGCGCTGGTGCGCCAGGCCGCGAGCCCGGTGCGCTGGGTCGAGACGATGCAGAAAGTGGCGGCGGGCGGCATCACCCAGGTGATCGAATGCGGTCCGGGCAAGGTGCTGATGGGATTGACGAAACGCATCGACCCCGCCCTGGCCGGCGATGCCATCACCGACCAGGCTTCGCTGGAGCGGCTGCTGGCGGCACTGAAGTAA
- the lepB gene encoding signal peptidase I: MTLQSILGNFALILFVLMVVTGIIWVLDVFYLAKQRRIAADRALADYDSRTAKLTADGIKVDSNTQSRAQIEQALLRQPTWIEYSGSFFPVIALVFVLRSFLFEPFKIPSSSMVPTLLVGDLILVNKFTYGIRLPIVNQKIIQLNDPQRGDVMVFKYPKDMSQDYIKRVVGVPGDKITYENKRLTVNGKPIAYAPQDDYLDDETLNYKKQFKENLSGVEHRILNDDRAPTLNLSDVREFPGKEACTYTYDGFTCTVPAGNYFMMGDNRDNSADSRYWGFVPDKNVVGKAVAVWMNLSNPRRIGGIQ, from the coding sequence ATGACATTGCAAAGCATCCTCGGCAATTTTGCGCTGATCCTGTTTGTGCTGATGGTGGTGACCGGGATCATCTGGGTCCTGGACGTGTTCTATCTGGCGAAACAGCGCCGGATCGCCGCCGACCGGGCGCTGGCCGATTACGACTCGCGCACCGCGAAGCTGACCGCCGACGGCATCAAGGTCGACAGCAATACGCAGAGCCGCGCGCAGATCGAGCAGGCGCTGCTCAGGCAGCCGACCTGGATCGAGTATTCCGGCAGCTTCTTCCCGGTGATCGCGCTGGTGTTCGTGCTGCGCTCGTTCCTGTTCGAGCCGTTCAAGATCCCGTCGTCGTCGATGGTGCCGACCCTTCTGGTGGGCGACCTGATCCTGGTGAACAAGTTCACGTACGGCATTCGCCTGCCGATCGTCAACCAGAAGATCATCCAGCTGAACGATCCGCAGCGCGGCGACGTGATGGTGTTCAAGTACCCGAAGGACATGAGCCAGGATTACATCAAGCGCGTCGTTGGCGTGCCGGGTGATAAGATCACTTATGAAAACAAGCGCCTGACCGTGAACGGCAAGCCGATCGCCTACGCGCCGCAGGACGATTACCTGGACGACGAAACCCTGAATTACAAGAAGCAATTCAAGGAAAACCTGTCCGGCGTCGAGCACCGCATCCTGAACGACGACCGCGCGCCGACGCTGAACCTGTCCGACGTGCGCGAATTCCCGGGCAAGGAGGCGTGCACCTATACGTACGACGGCTTTACCTGCACCGTGCCGGCTGGCAACTACTTCATGATGGGCGACAACCGCGACAACAGCGCGGACAGCCGGTACTGGGGCTTCGTGCCGGACAAGAACGTCGTCGGCAAGGCGGTGGCGGTGTGGATGAACCTGTCCAACCCGCGCCGTATCGGCGGCATCCAGTAA
- the rpoE gene encoding RNA polymerase sigma factor RpoE yields the protein MTTDRESDGLLVERVQAGERQAFDLLVSKYQRRLMRLVSRIVHDPAEAEDVVQESFIKAYRALRHFRGDSAFYTWLYRIGINTAKNFLVTQSRRTPTSSDVDAEGAEAFDEGDHLRDINTPESMLASKQIAETVNAAMDALPLDLRTAILLREIEGMSYEEISEIMSCPIGTVRSRIFRAREVIADKLRPLLDMPVDKRW from the coding sequence GTGACGACAGACCGTGAGAGCGATGGGCTGCTGGTCGAGCGAGTCCAGGCAGGTGAGCGGCAAGCATTCGACTTGCTCGTGTCGAAGTATCAGCGCAGGCTGATGCGGCTGGTATCGCGCATCGTGCACGATCCTGCCGAAGCGGAGGACGTGGTGCAGGAAAGCTTTATCAAGGCATACCGGGCGTTGCGTCATTTCCGGGGCGATTCCGCCTTTTACACGTGGTTGTACCGGATCGGTATCAACACCGCCAAGAATTTTCTCGTGACACAGAGCCGCCGGACGCCCACTTCCTCGGATGTCGATGCCGAAGGTGCCGAAGCGTTCGACGAAGGTGATCACCTGCGCGATATCAACACGCCCGAGTCCATGCTTGCCAGCAAGCAGATCGCGGAAACGGTCAATGCCGCGATGGATGCGCTGCCCCTCGACCTGCGCACGGCGATCCTGCTGCGCGAGATCGAGGGGATGAGTTATGAAGAGATTTCGGAAATCATGTCGTGCCCCATCGGAACCGTGCGCAGCCGCATTTTCCGGGCCCGCGAAGTGATTGCCGACAAATTACGGCCACTCCTGGACATGCCTGTTGACAAGCGCTGGTAA
- a CDS encoding DegQ family serine endoprotease, giving the protein MKTNTSAGSKTLSALLVSAGILFAPAAINLAPVHAAAASVAGLPDFADMVEKVGPAVVNIRTTERLRPRDSGMADEDEMQEFFRRFFGGQMPTPRRDGQQPRGNNRQQQVPAEREVQRGVGSGFIVSADGYVLTNAHVVAGADEVYVTLTDKREFKAKVLGADTRTDVAMLKIDASRLPALTMGDPNKIRVGEWVVAIGSPFNLENSVTAGIISAKSRNTGEYLPLIQSDVAVNPGNSGGPLINMRGEVIGINSQIATLSGAYNGISFAVPIDEAMRVADQLKASGKVTRGRIGVSIGEVSRDVAESLGLKEARGAEVSMVEEGGPAAKAGLKAGDIVIKFNGTEISGSNDLPRLVGNTKPNTRATITVWRQGKAVDLPVTVAELESDQPARGVRGERGKPNAEGAANALGLKVADLSAAEKKDLGVPGGVKVTSAEGVAAGSGIQPDDVLLQLNNSPITDARQFGALVSKLDPKKNAVVLVRRGDVARFLTLRPAPAPAPK; this is encoded by the coding sequence ATGAAAACAAATACTTCTGCTGGTAGTAAAACCTTGTCGGCGCTGCTGGTCAGCGCAGGGATCCTGTTCGCACCCGCCGCCATCAACCTGGCGCCCGTTCACGCCGCAGCGGCCTCGGTCGCCGGCCTGCCGGACTTTGCGGACATGGTGGAAAAGGTTGGTCCGGCCGTCGTCAACATCCGCACCACGGAGCGGCTGCGCCCGCGCGACTCCGGCATGGCGGACGAGGACGAGATGCAGGAATTCTTCCGCCGCTTCTTCGGCGGCCAGATGCCGACCCCGCGCCGCGATGGCCAGCAGCCGCGCGGCAACAATCGCCAGCAGCAGGTGCCCGCGGAACGCGAGGTGCAGCGCGGCGTCGGTTCCGGCTTCATCGTCTCGGCCGACGGCTATGTGCTGACCAATGCCCACGTGGTGGCCGGCGCCGATGAAGTCTACGTCACGCTGACCGACAAGCGCGAATTCAAGGCCAAGGTGCTGGGTGCCGACACCCGCACCGACGTGGCCATGCTGAAGATCGATGCCTCGCGCCTGCCGGCGCTGACGATGGGCGACCCGAACAAGATCCGCGTGGGCGAATGGGTGGTGGCGATCGGTTCGCCGTTCAACCTGGAAAATTCGGTCACGGCCGGCATCATCTCGGCCAAGTCGCGCAACACCGGCGAATACCTGCCGCTGATCCAGAGCGACGTGGCCGTCAACCCCGGCAACTCGGGCGGCCCGCTGATCAACATGCGCGGCGAAGTCATCGGCATCAATTCGCAGATCGCCACCCTGTCCGGCGCGTACAACGGCATTTCGTTCGCCGTGCCGATCGACGAGGCGATGCGCGTCGCCGACCAGCTGAAGGCATCCGGCAAGGTCACGCGCGGCCGCATCGGCGTGTCGATCGGGGAAGTCAGCCGCGACGTGGCCGAATCGCTGGGCCTGAAGGAAGCACGCGGCGCCGAGGTCTCGATGGTGGAAGAGGGTGGCCCGGCCGCCAAGGCCGGCCTGAAGGCGGGCGACATCGTCATCAAGTTCAATGGCACCGAGATCAGCGGCTCGAACGACCTGCCGCGGCTGGTCGGCAACACGAAGCCGAATACCCGCGCCACGATCACCGTGTGGCGCCAGGGCAAGGCGGTCGACCTGCCGGTCACCGTCGCCGAGCTGGAATCGGACCAGCCGGCCAGGGGCGTGCGTGGCGAACGCGGCAAGCCGAATGCCGAAGGCGCGGCGAATGCGCTGGGGCTGAAGGTCGCCGACCTGTCGGCGGCCGAGAAGAAGGACCTCGGCGTGCCCGGTGGCGTGAAGGTGACTTCCGCCGAAGGCGTGGCGGCCGGTTCCGGCATCCAGCCCGACGACGTGCTGCTGCAGCTGAACAATTCGCCGATCACCGATGCCCGCCAGTTCGGCGCGCTGGTATCGAAGCTCGATCCGAAGAAGAACGCGGTGGTGCTGGTGCGCCGCGGCGACGTGGCACGCTTCCTCACGCTGCGGCCGGCCCCGGCTCCGGCACCGAAGTAA
- a CDS encoding glutaredoxin family protein gives MHFTLYSRGYCHLCQDMLDALLALRGPDRPFTVDVIDVDAYPALVARFDELVPVLFAGGAELCHYFLDEQKVLAALRNRPGELA, from the coding sequence ATGCACTTCACCCTGTATTCGCGCGGCTATTGCCACCTGTGCCAGGACATGCTCGATGCCTTGCTGGCATTGCGCGGCCCGGACCGGCCGTTCACCGTCGACGTGATCGACGTGGACGCCTATCCGGCACTGGTGGCCCGCTTCGACGAACTGGTGCCGGTACTGTTTGCCGGCGGCGCGGAGCTGTGCCACTATTTTCTCGACGAGCAGAAGGTATTGGCCGCGCTGCGCAACCGGCCCGGGGAGCTGGCCTGA
- the fabF gene encoding beta-ketoacyl-ACP synthase II: MSSKNRRVVVTGLGCVAPNGNTVAEAWSAITEGKSGIANITKFDASAFSTRFAGEVKNFNVEGYLDAKEARHMDTFIHYGMAAGIQAIQDSGLVVTEENADRIGVIIGSGIGGLPMIEEQKADYDKRGPRRISPFFVPASIINMISGNLSIKYGMRGPNLAIVTACTTGLHSIGAAARLIEYGDADAMVAGGAESTVSPLGLGGFATARALSSRNDDPATASRPWDKDRDGFVLGEGAGVMVLEEYEHAKARGAKIYAELLGFGMSADAYHMTSPLEDGSGGAKSAIAAMKNAGINPDQVQYVNAHGTSTPLGDVAEVTGIKYAFGEHARSLVVSSTKSMTGHLLGGAGGLEAVFTVLAIHHQVAPPTINLFNQDPACDLDFCANVARPMAIQYAVKNSFGFGGTNGSLVFGKV; this comes from the coding sequence TTGAGTTCCAAAAACCGTCGTGTGGTGGTCACCGGCCTTGGTTGCGTAGCCCCGAACGGCAATACCGTTGCCGAAGCGTGGAGCGCGATTACCGAGGGCAAATCCGGTATCGCCAACATCACCAAGTTTGATGCCAGCGCGTTCTCGACCCGCTTCGCCGGCGAGGTCAAGAACTTCAACGTCGAAGGCTATCTCGACGCCAAGGAAGCCCGCCACATGGATACCTTCATCCATTACGGCATGGCTGCGGGTATCCAGGCGATCCAGGATTCCGGTCTGGTCGTCACCGAAGAGAACGCCGATCGCATCGGCGTGATCATCGGCTCCGGCATCGGCGGCCTGCCGATGATCGAAGAACAGAAGGCCGATTACGACAAGCGCGGTCCGCGCCGTATCTCGCCGTTCTTCGTACCGGCCTCGATCATTAATATGATCTCCGGCAACCTCTCGATCAAATACGGCATGCGCGGTCCCAACCTGGCGATCGTGACAGCCTGCACCACCGGCTTGCACAGCATCGGCGCGGCAGCGCGCCTGATCGAATACGGCGATGCCGACGCGATGGTGGCCGGCGGTGCCGAATCCACCGTGTCGCCGCTGGGCCTGGGTGGCTTTGCCACCGCCCGTGCGCTGTCGAGCCGCAACGACGATCCCGCGACCGCATCGCGTCCGTGGGACAAGGACCGCGACGGCTTCGTGCTCGGCGAAGGCGCCGGCGTGATGGTGCTCGAAGAATACGAGCACGCCAAGGCGCGCGGCGCCAAGATCTACGCGGAACTGCTCGGCTTCGGCATGAGCGCCGATGCGTACCACATGACGTCGCCGCTGGAAGATGGCAGCGGCGGCGCCAAGTCGGCGATCGCGGCCATGAAGAATGCCGGCATCAACCCCGACCAGGTGCAGTACGTGAACGCGCACGGCACGTCGACGCCGCTGGGCGACGTGGCCGAAGTCACCGGCATCAAGTATGCATTCGGCGAACACGCCAGGAGCCTGGTGGTGAGCTCGACGAAGTCGATGACCGGCCACCTGCTGGGCGGCGCCGGCGGCCTCGAGGCCGTGTTCACCGTGCTGGCGATCCACCACCAGGTGGCACCGCCCACGATCAACCTGTTCAACCAGGACCCGGCGTGCGACCTGGACTTCTGCGCCAATGTCGCCCGTCCGATGGCCATCCAGTATGCCGTCAAGAACTCGTTCGGCTTCGGCGGAACGAACGGCAGCCTCGTGTTCGGAAAAGTTTGA
- a CDS encoding sigma-E factor negative regulatory protein gives METPTRLQEHISAMVDNELPACELELTMAALSEPEGLAAWRMYHFVGDALRAHQPATDLSPGFAARLAERLAAEELPGRPADAAHGGQPAETVP, from the coding sequence ATGGAAACCCCGACCCGCCTCCAGGAGCACATTTCGGCGATGGTGGACAACGAATTGCCGGCGTGCGAACTCGAACTCACGATGGCCGCGCTATCCGAGCCCGAAGGCCTGGCGGCATGGCGCATGTACCATTTCGTCGGCGATGCGCTGCGGGCGCACCAGCCGGCTACCGACCTGTCTCCCGGCTTCGCGGCCCGGCTGGCCGAACGCCTGGCCGCCGAGGAATTGCCGGGCCGTCCCGCCGATGCGGCGCACGGAGGGCAGCCCGCCGAGACCGTTCCCTGA
- a CDS encoding beta-ketoacyl-ACP synthase III yields the protein MTLYSKIIGTGSYLPEQRVTNGDLTAQLAAKGIETSDEWISSRSGISARHYAAPEQVSSDLAVHAARRALEMAQLQPNDIDLILVASSTPDFFGSFPSTACIVQRKLGMTNTSAAMDVQAVCSGFVYALASADSFIKSGMHKNVLVIGSEVFSRILNFEDRTTCVLFGDGAGAVVLSASSEPGILACKLHADGRHSDILSVPGNVAGGAVAGSAFLYMDGQAVFKLAVTVLEKVANEALEAAGMTSDQIDWLVPHQANIRIMNGTAKKLGLPLDKMVVTVDQHGNTSAASIPLALDTAVRDGRVKKGDVVMMEGVGGGFTWGAVLARM from the coding sequence ATGACTCTGTACAGCAAAATCATCGGCACGGGCAGCTACTTGCCCGAACAACGCGTGACGAACGGCGACCTGACCGCGCAACTGGCGGCCAAGGGCATCGAAACGTCCGACGAGTGGATTTCCTCCCGTAGCGGTATCTCGGCGCGCCATTACGCGGCGCCGGAACAGGTATCTTCCGATCTCGCGGTGCACGCTGCCCGGCGCGCGCTGGAGATGGCGCAACTGCAGCCGAACGACATCGACCTGATCCTTGTCGCCAGCTCCACGCCGGATTTCTTCGGCAGCTTCCCCAGCACCGCCTGCATCGTGCAGCGCAAGCTGGGCATGACCAACACGAGCGCCGCCATGGATGTGCAGGCCGTGTGCAGCGGCTTCGTCTACGCGCTGGCCTCGGCGGACAGCTTCATCAAGTCCGGCATGCACAAGAACGTGCTGGTGATCGGCTCGGAAGTGTTTTCGCGCATCCTCAACTTCGAAGACCGCACCACCTGCGTGCTGTTCGGCGACGGTGCCGGCGCCGTGGTGCTGAGCGCTTCCAGCGAGCCGGGCATCCTGGCCTGCAAGCTGCACGCGGATGGCCGCCATTCCGACATTCTTTCCGTGCCCGGCAATGTGGCCGGCGGGGCGGTGGCGGGCAGCGCCTTCCTGTACATGGATGGCCAGGCCGTGTTCAAGCTGGCGGTGACCGTGCTGGAAAAAGTCGCCAACGAAGCGCTCGAGGCGGCCGGCATGACGAGCGACCAGATCGACTGGCTGGTCCCGCACCAGGCCAATATCCGCATCATGAACGGCACTGCGAAAAAGCTGGGCCTGCCGCTGGACAAGATGGTCGTCACCGTCGACCAGCATGGCAACACGTCGGCCGCCTCGATCCCGCTGGCGCTCGATACCGCCGTGCGCGACGGCCGCGTGAAGAAGGGCGATGTCGTGATGATGGAAGGCGTCGGCGGCGGCTTCACGTGGGGCGCCGTCCTGGCGAGGATGTAG
- the fabG gene encoding 3-oxoacyl-ACP reductase FabG: MILSNQVALVTGASRGIGKAIALELARQGAKVIGTATTEAGAEAISAYLAEAGAQAGKGVVLDVTDVERCGAVIDEVGKQFGAIGILVNNAGITADQLAMRMKDDEWDKVIATNLSAVGRLARAVLRGMMKAKTGRIINITSVVASSGNPGQMNYAAAKAGVEGMSRALAREIGSRNITVNCIAPGFIDTDMTKVLGEEQHAALLTQIPLGRLGKPEDIAAAVAFLASPSGAYITGTTLHVNGGMYMN, encoded by the coding sequence ATGATTCTGTCCAACCAAGTCGCGCTCGTCACGGGCGCATCGCGCGGCATCGGCAAGGCGATCGCGCTGGAACTGGCGCGCCAGGGTGCGAAGGTGATCGGCACCGCCACCACCGAAGCCGGCGCCGAGGCGATTTCCGCTTATCTGGCCGAGGCCGGCGCACAGGCGGGCAAGGGCGTCGTCCTGGACGTCACCGATGTGGAACGCTGCGGCGCCGTCATCGACGAAGTGGGCAAGCAGTTCGGTGCGATCGGCATCCTCGTCAACAACGCCGGCATCACCGCCGACCAGCTGGCGATGCGGATGAAGGACGATGAATGGGACAAGGTCATCGCGACCAACCTGTCCGCTGTCGGCCGTCTGGCGCGGGCGGTCCTGCGTGGCATGATGAAAGCCAAGACTGGGCGTATCATCAACATCACGTCGGTGGTGGCGTCTTCCGGCAATCCCGGCCAGATGAACTACGCGGCGGCCAAGGCCGGTGTCGAGGGCATGTCCCGCGCACTGGCACGCGAGATCGGCAGCCGCAACATCACCGTCAATTGCATCGCCCCGGGCTTCATCGACACGGACATGACGAAAGTCCTGGGCGAGGAACAGCATGCGGCCCTGCTCACGCAGATCCCGCTGGGCCGGCTCGGCAAGCCGGAAGACATCGCCGCGGCGGTGGCTTTCCTGGCGTCGCCGAGTGGCGCGTACATCACCGGCACCACGTTGCACGTAAACGGCGGCATGTACATGAATTAA
- a CDS encoding DUF4845 domain-containing protein produces MRGRANFALRQGALRQGALRQGGISLTGLVVVLALAGLAGVLAMKILPTYSEYRSVSAAIAKARAAGGTPQEIRASFDRSAEVNYISSISGRDLTIERVNGETEVSFAYDKKIHLAGPASVLLEYSGSTAKGGATPARAE; encoded by the coding sequence ATGCGTGGACGGGCCAATTTTGCACTGCGGCAAGGCGCACTGCGTCAAGGCGCACTGCGTCAAGGCGGTATTTCGCTGACGGGCCTGGTCGTCGTGCTGGCGCTGGCCGGCCTGGCTGGCGTGCTGGCGATGAAGATCCTGCCCACGTATTCGGAATACCGGTCGGTCAGCGCGGCGATCGCCAAGGCCAGGGCCGCCGGCGGCACGCCGCAGGAGATCCGGGCCTCGTTCGACCGCAGCGCCGAGGTAAACTACATCAGCTCGATCAGCGGCCGAGACCTCACGATCGAGCGGGTCAACGGTGAAACCGAAGTCTCGTTCGCCTACGACAAGAAAATCCACCTGGCCGGGCCGGCCAGCGTGCTGCTCGAATACAGCGGCTCGACCGCCAAGGGCGGTGCCACCCCCGCCCGTGCCGAGTGA
- the acpP gene encoding acyl carrier protein, which translates to MSDIEQRVKKIVAEQLGVAEADIKNESSFVDDLGADSLDTVELVMALEDEFEMEIPDEQAEKITTVQQAIDYATNHVKA; encoded by the coding sequence ATGTCCGATATCGAACAACGCGTTAAGAAGATCGTCGCCGAACAGCTGGGCGTCGCCGAAGCCGACATCAAGAACGAATCGTCCTTCGTCGATGACCTGGGCGCCGACTCCCTCGACACCGTTGAACTGGTAATGGCACTGGAAGACGAGTTCGAAATGGAAATCCCTGACGAACAAGCCGAAAAGATCACCACCGTGCAGCAGGCCATCGATTACGCGACGAATCACGTCAAGGCCTAA
- the lepA gene encoding translation elongation factor 4, with amino-acid sequence MNNIRNFSIIAHIDHGKSTLADRIIQLCGGLSDREMESQVLDSMDLERERGITIKAQTAALKYKARNGEIYNLNLIDTPGHVDFSYEVSRSLSACEGALLVVDASQGVEAQTVANCYTALDLGVEVVPVLNKIDLPNADPPSAIAEIEDVIGIEAGDAVHCSAKTGLGVEDVLESIIAKVPPPKGDPDAPLQALIIDSWYDAYVGVVMLVRVVNGTMKPKEKIRLMATDSVQLVEDIGIFSPRSVSLPTLSAGQVGFVIAGIKELKVARVGDTITHAAKPAPEPLPGFKEVQPQVFAGLFPVEANQYDALRDSLEKLKLNDAALMYEPEVSQALGFGFRCGFLGLLHMEIVQERLEREFDMDLITTAPTVVYEVEQRDGSILKVDNPSRMPDPSHINDVREPIVTVNLYMPQEYVGSVITLCIGKRGVQLDMAYHGRQVKLVYEMPMAEIVLDFFDKLKSTSRGYASMDYEFKEYRSADVVKVDMLINSEKVDALAIIVHRANAPYRGRQVAAKMRELIPRQMFDVAIQAAIGSNIISRENVKALRKNVLAKCYGGDISRKKKLLEKQKAGKKRMKQVGSVEIPQEAFLAILQVDEK; translated from the coding sequence ATGAACAACATTCGCAATTTCTCCATCATCGCCCACATCGACCATGGCAAGTCCACGCTGGCGGACCGCATCATCCAGCTGTGCGGCGGCCTGTCGGACCGCGAGATGGAATCCCAGGTGCTCGATTCGATGGACCTCGAACGCGAGCGCGGCATTACCATCAAGGCCCAGACGGCGGCGCTGAAATACAAGGCGCGCAATGGTGAAATCTACAACCTGAACCTGATCGACACGCCGGGCCACGTCGACTTCTCGTACGAAGTCTCGCGCTCGCTGTCGGCCTGCGAAGGCGCGCTGCTGGTCGTCGACGCCTCGCAGGGCGTCGAGGCGCAGACGGTGGCGAACTGCTACACGGCGCTGGACCTCGGCGTCGAGGTGGTGCCGGTGCTGAACAAGATCGACCTGCCGAACGCCGATCCGCCGTCCGCGATCGCCGAGATCGAGGACGTGATCGGCATCGAGGCCGGCGACGCCGTGCATTGCTCGGCCAAGACCGGCCTGGGCGTCGAGGATGTGCTGGAATCGATCATCGCCAAGGTGCCGCCGCCGAAGGGCGACCCGGATGCGCCGCTGCAGGCGCTCATCATCGACTCGTGGTACGACGCCTACGTGGGCGTCGTCATGCTGGTGCGCGTGGTCAACGGCACCATGAAGCCGAAGGAAAAGATCCGCCTGATGGCCACCGATTCGGTGCAGCTGGTGGAAGACATCGGCATTTTCTCGCCGCGTTCCGTGTCGTTGCCGACGCTGTCGGCCGGCCAGGTGGGCTTCGTGATCGCCGGCATCAAGGAACTGAAGGTCGCCCGCGTGGGCGACACGATCACGCACGCGGCCAAGCCGGCGCCCGAGCCGCTGCCCGGCTTCAAGGAAGTGCAGCCGCAGGTGTTCGCCGGCCTGTTCCCGGTCGAAGCGAACCAGTACGACGCGCTGCGCGACTCGCTGGAAAAGCTCAAGCTGAACGATGCCGCGCTGATGTACGAGCCGGAAGTGTCGCAGGCGCTGGGCTTCGGCTTCCGCTGCGGCTTCCTGGGCCTGCTGCACATGGAAATCGTGCAGGAACGCCTGGAACGCGAGTTCGACATGGACCTGATCACCACGGCGCCCACGGTGGTGTACGAGGTCGAGCAGCGCGACGGTTCCATCCTGAAGGTGGACAATCCATCGCGCATGCCGGACCCGTCGCACATCAACGATGTGCGCGAGCCGATCGTCACCGTCAACCTGTACATGCCGCAGGAGTATGTCGGGTCGGTGATCACGCTGTGCATCGGCAAGCGCGGCGTCCAGCTGGACATGGCCTACCACGGCCGCCAGGTGAAGCTGGTGTACGAGATGCCGATGGCCGAGATCGTGCTGGACTTCTTCGACAAGCTCAAGTCCACCTCGCGCGGCTATGCGTCGATGGATTACGAGTTCAAGGAATACCGCTCGGCCGACGTGGTTAAGGTCGACATGCTGATCAACAGCGAGAAGGTCGATGCGCTGGCCATCATCGTGCACCGCGCCAATGCGCCGTACCGCGGCCGCCAGGTGGCGGCGAAGATGCGCGAACTGATCCCGCGCCAGATGTTCGACGTGGCGATCCAGGCCGCGATCGGCTCCAACATCATCTCGCGTGAAAACGTGAAGGCGTTGCGCAAGAACGTGCTGGCCAAGTGCTACGGCGGCGACATCTCGCGGAAAAAGAAACTGCTCGAAAAGCAGAAGGCCGGCAAGAAACGCATGAAGCAGGTCGGCTCCGTTGAAATCCCGCAGGAAGCATTCCTGGCAATTCTCCAAGTGGACGAAAAATGA